A stretch of Fusobacterium perfoetens DNA encodes these proteins:
- a CDS encoding TlpA family protein disulfide reductase: MKKIIGIIFLMISLVSFSNSAKAPDFNLKDQYGVVHSLENYKGKVIFLNFWATWCPPCKKEMPDIENIYKESGENKKDVVILGVNSEKENEVKKFLKDKGYTFPTLIDENSEVMRKYFIQAFPTSFVIDKEGNVYGYVMGGLTKEQIKQVIEEVLSK, translated from the coding sequence ATGAAAAAAATAATAGGTATAATATTTTTAATGATTTCATTGGTAAGTTTTTCAAATAGTGCTAAAGCACCAGATTTTAATCTGAAAGACCAATATGGAGTAGTCCATTCTTTAGAAAATTATAAGGGAAAAGTTATATTTCTAAACTTTTGGGCAACTTGGTGTCCTCCTTGTAAAAAAGAGATGCCTGATATAGAGAATATCTATAAAGAATCTGGAGAAAATAAAAAAGATGTGGTAATTCTAGGGGTAAATAGTGAAAAAGAAAATGAAGTAAAGAAATTTTTGAAAGATAAAGGATATACTTTTCCAACTTTGATAGATGAAAATTCAGAGGTAATGAGAAAATATTTTATTCAAGCTTTCCCAACTAGCTTTGTAATAGATAAAGAGGGAAATGTCTACGGTTATGTTATGGGTGGACTTACTAAAGAACAGATAAAACAAGTAATAGAAGAGGTATTAAGTAAATAG
- a CDS encoding cytochrome c biogenesis CcdA family protein, whose translation MIYLSTFLGGVLSFFSPCVLPVIPLYVGYLSGGNLQNRKRIIVNTIFFTIGISFAFFILSLGFSSLGMWLQQYKSIISKISGILIITLGFFQLGILKSSSLEKERKFFVEIDTMNPIIAFLLGFTFSFAWTPCIGPALSSVLFTITALKDIKVGYTLMAMYTLGFTIPFLLTGIFSSYFLKVFRENMGVIKYTTKIMGVLLIILGILIISDRLNQIIGYLM comes from the coding sequence ATGATATATTTATCAACTTTTTTGGGAGGAGTTCTTTCTTTTTTCTCCCCCTGTGTACTGCCAGTAATCCCCCTATATGTTGGTTATCTGTCTGGAGGAAATCTTCAAAATAGAAAGAGAATAATAGTGAATACAATATTTTTTACAATTGGAATATCCTTTGCTTTTTTTATTCTAAGTCTTGGATTTTCATCTCTTGGAATGTGGCTGCAACAATATAAAAGTATAATTAGTAAAATATCAGGGATTTTAATAATTACTTTGGGATTTTTTCAACTGGGAATTTTAAAATCTTCATCTCTTGAAAAGGAGAGAAAATTTTTTGTTGAGATTGATACTATGAATCCAATAATCGCTTTTTTACTAGGATTTACTTTTAGTTTTGCTTGGACACCTTGTATTGGACCAGCTCTTTCAAGTGTTTTATTCACTATAACAGCTTTAAAAGATATAAAAGTAGGATATACTTTGATGGCGATGTATACTTTAGGATTTACAATTCCTTTTTTACTTACAGGAATATTTAGTTCATACTTTTTAAAAGTTTTTAGAGAGAATATGGGAGTTATAAAATATACTACTAAGATAATGGGAGTTTTGCTTATAATCTTAGGTATTTTAATAATAAGTGATAGATTAAATCAAATAATAGGTTATTTAATGTAA